From a single Dendropsophus ebraccatus isolate aDenEbr1 chromosome 8, aDenEbr1.pat, whole genome shotgun sequence genomic region:
- the LBX1 gene encoding transcription factor LBX1: MTSKEEAKASSVEDRRRNALDHLPPPANSNKPLTPFSIEDILNKPSVRRSYTICGTAHLLSTSEKPPPAGLPLSSRALLSQTSPLCALEELASKTFKGLEVSVLQAAEGRDGMTIFGQRQTPKKRRKSRTAFTNHQIYELEKRFLYQKYLSPADRDQIAQQLGLTNAQVITWFQNRRAKLKRDLEEMKADVESAKKLSPTSVEAVLTISELEETESLTGSKSPPNGLSSHLQMSPSSPLTDQHTSKECSEDEEDVEIDVDD, from the exons ATGACCTCCAAGGAAGAAGCCAAAGCATCTTCTGTTGAAGATAGAAGGAGAAATGCCTTGGACCACTTACCACCTCCTGCAAATTCTAACAAGCCCCTGACTCCTTTCAGCATTGAGGACATCCTGAATAAGCCCTCTGTCAGGAGAAGTTACACCATCTGTGGGACAGCACATCTACTGTCCACTTCTGAGAAGCCCCCTCCTGCAGGGTTACCTCTGTCCAGCAGAGCCCTTCTATCCCAGACCTCACCTCTATGTGCCCTGGAGGAACTGGCCAGCAAGACCTTCAAAGGTCTGGAAGTCAGTGTACTGCAAGCTGCTGAAG GGCGAGATGGAATGACAATATTTGGACAGAGACAGACCCCAAAAAAGAGGAGAAAATCCCGAACAGCTTTTACAAACCATCAGATTTATGAGCTGGAAAAAAGATTTTTATACCAGAAATATTTATCCCCTGCAGACAGAGACCAAATCGCCCAACAATTGGGACTGACCAATGCTCAGGTCATCACCTGGTTCCAGAACCGAAGAGCAAAGCTCAAAAGAGACCTGGAGGAGATGAAAGCAGATGTGGAGTCAGCCAAAAAACTCAGCCCCACGTCAGTGGAAGCTGTGCTCACTATCTCTGAACTTGAGGAGACAGAGTCTCTGACCGGCTCCAAGTCCCCCCCAAATGGTCTCTCCAGCCACCTCCAGATGTCCCCTTCATCCCCCCTCACAGACCAGCACACCAGCAAGGAGTGCTCAGAAGACGAGGAGGACGTGGAAATAGATGTTGATGactga